One window of the Triticum dicoccoides isolate Atlit2015 ecotype Zavitan chromosome 3B, WEW_v2.0, whole genome shotgun sequence genome contains the following:
- the LOC119274592 gene encoding non-specific lipid-transfer protein Cw18 has protein sequence MARTAATKLVLVALVAAMILAASDAAISCGQVSSALTPCVAYAKGSGTSPSGACCSGVRKLAGLARSTADKQATCRCLKSVAGGLNPNKAAGIPSKCGVSVPYTISASVDCSKIH, from the coding sequence ATGGCTCGCACTGCAGCTACTAAGCTCGTGCTGGTCGCCCTGGTGGCGGCAATGATCCTCGCAGCCTCCGACGCGGCCATCAGCTGCGGCCAGGTGAGCTCTGCCTTGACCCCCTGCGTCGCCTATGCGAAGGGCAGCGGGACCAGCCCGTCTGGGGCCTGCTGCAGCGGCGTCAGGAAATTGGCCGGCCTAGCGCGGAGCACCGCCGACAAGCAAGCTACATGCAGGTGCCTCAAGAGTGTTGCCGGAGGGCTCAACCCCAACAAGGCCGCAGGCATTCCCTCCAAGTGCGGCGTCAGCGTCCCCTACACGATCAGCGCATCCGTGGACTGCTCTAAGATCCACTGA